From Alosa sapidissima isolate fAloSap1 chromosome 7, fAloSap1.pri, whole genome shotgun sequence, the proteins below share one genomic window:
- the tgm2a gene encoding protein-glutamine gamma-glutamyltransferase 2a isoform X3 has translation MDQALDIDRCDLESKANNTEHHTDENGVDRLIVRRGRPFTIVLHLRQSFQPQPGKAPTLTVQTGPLPSSESGTRVTFTVSDAIDKSSWSATMSAKDEKTLSLTISSPADAPIGKYNLLMGQINAVSLAEFIMLFNPWCRRDAVYMENEEERNEYVLCQDGVIFRGTPPRFQELPWTFGQFEPGILDICLRILDENPKFIHDADQDCSARRNPVYVSRVLSAMINSYDDRGVLMGNWSGDYTGGVKPTFWTGSSDILRQWNDSEFKPVRYGQCWVFAAVACAVSRALGIPCRVVTNYGSAHDTDSNLVIEYLFDENSEDIGDDSIWNFHVWIDSWMARPDLKEGFGGWQASDPTPQERSDGVFCCGPVPVSGIKEGELTLKYDAPFVYAEVNADVVTLVRLKNGNTVKISGDTTEVGHHISTKAVGKDERHDITNLYKYPEGSEEERKVFEKAQHHNKLLKTDEEPGVHIKIKIAKSTMIGTDFDVLAIVRNNSPIPKTFLLMFYARVLHYNGRIGDTCGFTDVPELKVEPFQEISSPLRVEYSLYGPSITDERLIKLKVLLIESESRQFHKEVKTIVLDSPNIVINIVGIPRVNQKLTADITLPNPLPVPLHECAFSIKGIHLTDGQDIVHKIGTVAPKQFATTKLEFVPSSPGTNKLIVAFNSDKLGNISAYETIVIKD, from the exons GTCCACTCCCATCGAGCGAGTCAGGCACGAGGGTTACTTTTACTGTGAGCGATGCCATAGACAAGAGCAGTTGGAGTGCTACCATGTCTGCCAAGGATGAGAAAACCTTGTCTCTGACCATAAGCTCTCCTGCTGACGCTCCGATTGGGAAGTACAACCTCCTTATGGGCCAGATTAACGCTGTCAGCCTCGCTGAATTCATCATGCTTTTCAACCCTTGGTGCAGAA GAGATGCTGTGTACATGgagaatgaggaggagagaaatgagTATGTACTGTGTCAGGATGGGGTTATTTTCCGAGGGACACCTCCGCGCTTTCAGGAGCTGCCATGGACCTTTGGCCAG TTTGAGCCTGGCATTTTGGACATCTGTCTGAGGATCCTGGATGAAAACCCAAAGTTTATCCATGATGCAGATCAGGACTGCTCTGCCAGAAGGAACCCTGTCTATGTGTCGCGTGTGTTGAGCGCAATG ATTAACAGCTATGATGACAGAGGAGTGCTCATGGGAAACTGGTCAGGGGATTACACGGGGGGAGTCAAGCCCACGTTCTGGACAGGCAGCAGCGACATTCTCCGCCAGTGGAATGACAGCGAGTTTAAACCAGTGCGGTACGGGCAGTGCTGGGTGTTTGCTGCTGTGGCCTGTGCAG TTTCCAGAGCCCTGGGCATTCCATGCCGAGTGGTCACTAACTACGGATCAGCCCATGACACCGACTCCAACCTGGTAATTGAATACTTGTTTGACGAAAATTCTGAAGACATTGGTGACGACTCCATATG GAACTTCCATGTGTGGATAGACAGCTGGATGGCTCGCCCTGATCTGAAAGAAGGTTTTGGCGGCTGGCAAGCGAGTGACCCAACTCCACAAGAACGGAGCGATG GTGTTTTCTGTTGTGGCCCAGTACCTGTATCAGGCATCAAAGAGGGTGAACTGACGCTGAAGTACGATGCTCCATTTGTGTACGCTGAAGTCAACGCCGATGTTGTGACACTGGTCAGGCTGAAGAACGGGAATACAGTTAAGATCAGTGGAGACACAACAGAGGTTGGACATCATATCAGCACCAAAGCTGTTGGCAAGGATGAAAGACATGACATCACTAATCTCTACAAATATCCCGAAG GctcggaggaggagaggaaggtgtTTGAAAAGGCCCAACACCACAACAAGCTCCTGAAGACTGACGAGGAGCCTGGGGTTCACATCAAAATAAAGATTGCAAAGTCCACCATGATCGGCACCGACTTTGATGTCTTGGCCATTGTCAGGAATAATTCACCCATCCCTAAAACTTTCCTATTGATGTTCTATGCACGGGTGCTTCATTACAATGGCAGAATAGGAGACACTTGTGGATTCACTGATGTTCCCGAGCTTAAGGTTGAACCTTTCCAAG AGATATCCAGCCCACTCCGAGTGGAATATTCTCTGTATGGCCCATCCATAACAGATGAGAGGCTGATCAAGCTGAAGGTTCTTCTTATTGAGTCAGAATCCAGGCAGTTTCATAAGGAAGTAAAGACCATTGTCTTGGATTCACCAAATATAGTTATTAAT ATTGTTGGCATACCAAGAGTAAACCAGAAGTTGACTGCAGATATCACACTTCCGAATCCTCTGCCAGTGCCTTTGCACGAGTGTGCCTTTTCCATAAAGGGAATTCATCTCACTGATGGACAAGATATTGTACACAA AATTGGAACAGTGGCACCCAAGCAGTTTGCCACAACTAAACTTGAATTTGTACCAAGTTCACCAGGGACAAACAAGCTGATTGTAGCATTTAATAGTGATAAATTAGGTAATATCTCAGCATATGAAACCATTGTCATAAAAGACTAA